Proteins found in one Candidatus Bathyarchaeota archaeon genomic segment:
- a CDS encoding type II/IV secretion system ATPase subunit, translated as MVKLGKKKQEEIQEKEQTSDEELVAYLGIQGYQVPEGYTQIESYPLNPPFSYAWIFQDDAEGSYFYVVDELPMSRDERDAYKRLKSILEYELKAPRLDETLVASFHRQLPAILDEHKEALQGTSQVGLRKIMYYLEKDLIGYGRIDGLICDPLIEDVSCLGINKPVYIYHRKYANARTNIIFSDEEELDDFITRIVHRQGKHVSIAHPIVDLTLPAKHRLAVSFGKETTPAGTSFTIRKFKEDPLTIVDLIMNETIDESIAAYLWMLMENKMSVMVVGPTGAGKTTALNAIACLVRPDFKMISVEEVQEINLPQENWVSTIARTGFGGDSEGEVTLYDLIKSAVRHRPALILVGEIRGEEAYVLFQALATGHGGLCTMHADDVETVVKRLTQPPMNIPQTILSLMNCVIVVKQVRNMSFNPLDKKVSSRKFVKIAEIDSSGAAHEVFTWNLSSDTFQANLDQSYLFSKIAQNLDVPISVVHQEFERRKQILMSMVAKNLRDFRSVHKALNASLNIANEITNQELNEAH; from the coding sequence ATGGTGAAACTTGGAAAGAAGAAACAGGAAGAAATTCAAGAAAAAGAGCAAACTTCAGATGAAGAATTGGTAGCGTACTTGGGCATTCAGGGCTATCAGGTTCCTGAAGGTTACACGCAAATTGAAAGTTATCCGCTCAATCCTCCTTTCTCTTACGCTTGGATTTTTCAAGATGACGCGGAAGGAAGCTACTTCTATGTTGTCGATGAGTTGCCTATGTCACGGGACGAAAGAGATGCTTACAAGCGCCTCAAGAGCATTCTTGAGTACGAGCTCAAAGCTCCAAGGCTCGATGAAACACTTGTTGCCTCATTTCACAGGCAACTTCCAGCCATACTAGACGAGCATAAAGAAGCCCTTCAAGGAACAAGCCAAGTGGGTTTGCGGAAAATCATGTACTATCTTGAGAAGGACTTAATCGGGTATGGGCGAATCGATGGTTTGATATGCGACCCTTTGATTGAAGACGTTAGTTGTTTGGGGATAAACAAGCCAGTCTACATTTATCATAGAAAATATGCTAACGCACGAACCAATATTATATTCTCAGATGAAGAGGAATTAGACGATTTCATAACAAGGATTGTTCACAGACAAGGTAAGCACGTAAGCATAGCGCACCCCATTGTTGACTTGACTCTTCCGGCAAAACACAGGCTTGCAGTATCCTTCGGAAAAGAAACAACTCCCGCAGGCACAAGCTTTACGATTAGAAAATTCAAAGAAGACCCCTTAACCATCGTCGACCTGATAATGAATGAAACAATCGACGAATCCATCGCAGCTTACCTTTGGATGCTTATGGAAAACAAGATGTCCGTAATGGTTGTAGGTCCTACAGGTGCAGGGAAAACTACTGCCCTCAACGCGATTGCTTGTCTTGTTCGCCCTGACTTTAAGATGATTTCCGTTGAAGAAGTTCAAGAAATAAATCTGCCCCAAGAAAACTGGGTTTCAACCATTGCGCGGACAGGTTTTGGAGGTGACAGTGAAGGAGAAGTTACACTCTATGACCTAATCAAGTCTGCAGTGAGGCATAGACCCGCGTTGATTCTTGTAGGCGAAATTAGGGGTGAAGAAGCGTACGTTCTGTTCCAAGCCTTAGCTACAGGTCACGGTGGATTATGCACTATGCACGCAGACGACGTGGAAACAGTAGTAAAAAGGCTCACTCAGCCTCCGATGAACATTCCGCAAACCATTTTGTCCTTGATGAACTGCGTTATAGTCGTTAAACAAGTAAGAAATATGAGCTTTAATCCACTGGACAAGAAAGTTTCAAGCCGAAAATTCGTTAAAATTGCAGAGATTGATAGTTCTGGTGCAGCGCATGAAGTGTTCACTTGGAATTTATCCTCAGACACTTTTCAAGCAAACCTAGATCAAAGTTATTTGTTTTCTAAAATAGCACAAAACCTTGATGTTCCGATAAGTGTTGTCCATCAAGAGTTTGAAAGAAGAAAACAAATCTTGATGAGTATGGTGGCAAAAAACCTGCGCGATTTCAGAAGTGTTCACAAAGCGTTGAATGCTTCTCTAAACATAGCAAACGAAATAACTAATCAGGAATTAAACGAGGCGCATTAA
- a CDS encoding type II secretion system F family protein codes for MKQQPSGFLGKIFGLLHRASSEEKEKTERELPFAVMIFTLMAASGISPYDSWKKMRKLSFLPMFKKEADEIVRQVEVLGKDPLTVMHQRSEKTPSKLYRNFLGGFVSSVRSGGKLVDYMRSQLKSIFELRYITLNRSIERIAALVEAYSVMLIVVLCTYILFVVFSSSSVMDLLSSTSISISPVMSYIIAFVFMPVLSGFFILIAHNMQSSPFPDLKDLYKKALVFIVPVFVVIGVFAMVAPLQEAIKPIGLAEITTICLVIGSLPLAIQYYRISKINYNAEESIPSFIREITESQKSGLSPEKSIVQATKRKDYGPFSKYLDLIRSQIEWGVPLRKTFENIRREIRSWFVVVNFAMMVETLEIGGNSIQSLEILSEYSEKERELQVNRRALLKPYIILAFMWSALIAVTTTIVALTTTMMTGVVSTDLSSVATIAMQDQLRVFSVGIIIQCWISGFFIGKISEGNFGAGFKHSAMLATTAYLSLVISQSLLTGAFTIVPPSGGTL; via the coding sequence GTGAAGCAGCAGCCTAGTGGGTTCCTTGGGAAAATATTCGGTTTACTCCATAGAGCATCAAGCGAAGAGAAAGAGAAAACTGAACGCGAATTACCCTTTGCTGTAATGATTTTTACGCTTATGGCAGCCAGCGGGATTTCACCTTATGATAGCTGGAAAAAAATGCGCAAACTCAGTTTCCTTCCGATGTTCAAAAAAGAAGCAGATGAGATTGTGCGGCAAGTTGAGGTCTTGGGGAAAGATCCCTTAACAGTTATGCATCAGCGTTCGGAAAAAACTCCCTCTAAGCTTTATCGAAATTTTCTAGGCGGTTTCGTTTCTTCAGTAAGAAGCGGTGGAAAACTGGTTGATTACATGAGAAGCCAGCTTAAATCTATTTTTGAATTGAGATACATTACTTTGAACCGTTCGATAGAGAGAATTGCTGCTTTGGTTGAAGCTTACTCCGTTATGCTTATCGTTGTTTTGTGCACCTACATACTTTTCGTGGTTTTCTCCTCGTCTAGCGTTATGGATTTGCTGTCGAGCACATCCATATCTATCTCGCCAGTTATGTCTTACATAATTGCCTTTGTTTTTATGCCAGTACTGTCGGGTTTCTTTATTTTAATAGCTCATAACATGCAGTCAAGCCCTTTTCCTGACCTAAAAGATCTGTACAAGAAAGCATTAGTGTTCATAGTTCCCGTATTTGTAGTAATTGGTGTTTTTGCGATGGTTGCTCCATTACAGGAGGCGATTAAACCGATAGGACTGGCAGAAATCACAACGATATGCTTAGTGATTGGCTCGCTTCCACTCGCTATTCAATATTACCGTATTTCAAAAATTAACTACAATGCAGAGGAATCTATACCCAGCTTCATCAGAGAAATTACTGAGTCACAGAAAAGTGGGCTTTCACCCGAAAAAAGTATAGTGCAGGCGACAAAACGCAAAGATTACGGGCCTTTCTCTAAATATTTGGATTTAATCCGTAGCCAAATCGAGTGGGGTGTACCCTTAAGGAAAACTTTTGAAAATATTCGTCGGGAAATTCGAAGCTGGTTTGTGGTAGTGAACTTTGCTATGATGGTTGAAACTCTTGAGATTGGTGGCAACTCAATTCAATCATTAGAAATTCTTTCAGAATATAGTGAAAAAGAAAGGGAATTGCAGGTTAATCGGAGGGCACTCTTGAAACCATATATTATTTTGGCTTTCATGTGGAGTGCATTGATTGCCGTTACGACCACGATTGTTGCTTTGACCACTACTATGATGACTGGTGTTGTCAGTACTGACCTTTCTTCTGTTGCCACAATAGCAATGCAAGACCAGTTAAGAGTATTTTCAGTAGGCATCATCATACAATGCTGGATTTCAGGGTTTTTCATAGGAAAAATTAGCGAAGGCAACTTCGGCGCTGGGTTCAAACACTCAGCCATGCTTGCGACAACAGCTTATCTATCGCTGGTTATCTCGCAAAGTCTTCTAACGGGTGCATTCACAATAGTCCCGCCTTCTGGAGGGACGTTATAG
- a CDS encoding PQQ-binding-like beta-propeller repeat protein produces MKQRRMMKISIALLAILIISAVGISFAQTSGTIHLDDASNVSSTNVIWAKTYGGPADDRAFYALPVQDGSLVVGSSMSVMANSTVGWILRLNGEGNVLWNQTFLNGDGTEVRCAINLTNGFLLVGNQFLSGDVNGYVARIDDEGNLLWEKTLGGKKIDKLFSGVAGENGFALFGLTYSYGGSGSAAWIVQLDFDGDVVWNKTFGQSTDSSLRAGVLAHDGGYVATGYIDTEGSGDYDFYLLKVNSDGDEVWNKTYGGVDSEKGYSMAKVFDGYVVVGEKQCLITSSDAWLIKVDVDGNLLWDKTISGADADSPAYITPARDGNYLVAGFTFSFGEGQRDFWLFKITDDGQLIFSCTHGNAAFQEAYCVIEADDNKYIMVGWANPENQPELVGKATYDFYIVCLSVTQSSDALALSPHVYVGAVFLLLVAAIVIGFNLRQKGN; encoded by the coding sequence TTGAAACAAAGAAGGATGATGAAAATATCCATTGCTTTGCTGGCGATTCTAATTATATCGGCTGTAGGTATAAGCTTTGCACAAACATCTGGTACAATACATCTGGATGATGCTTCGAACGTCTCGTCTACAAATGTTATTTGGGCAAAAACTTACGGAGGACCAGCTGATGACCGGGCTTTTTATGCCTTACCAGTTCAGGATGGCTCTTTAGTCGTGGGTTCTTCTATGTCTGTTATGGCGAACAGTACAGTAGGTTGGATTTTGAGGCTCAATGGCGAGGGCAACGTTCTGTGGAACCAAACGTTCCTTAATGGTGACGGAACTGAAGTTAGATGTGCTATCAACTTGACGAATGGTTTTCTGCTGGTGGGCAACCAGTTCCTATCAGGAGACGTTAATGGGTATGTTGCAAGAATCGATGATGAAGGCAATCTGTTGTGGGAGAAAACCCTTGGTGGAAAAAAAATCGATAAACTCTTTTCAGGTGTAGCTGGTGAGAACGGTTTTGCATTATTCGGGTTAACATACTCGTATGGGGGTAGTGGATCAGCTGCTTGGATTGTACAACTTGATTTTGATGGAGATGTTGTTTGGAATAAAACTTTTGGGCAATCTACAGATAGCTCTTTGAGAGCGGGTGTTTTAGCGCATGACGGAGGTTATGTTGCAACGGGGTACATAGATACTGAGGGGTCAGGGGATTATGATTTTTACCTATTAAAAGTTAATTCCGACGGTGATGAGGTTTGGAATAAAACTTATGGTGGTGTAGATAGCGAAAAAGGCTATTCAATGGCAAAAGTATTTGATGGTTATGTGGTGGTCGGTGAAAAGCAGTGCTTGATAACCAGTAGTGATGCATGGTTGATCAAAGTTGATGTGGACGGCAATCTTCTATGGGATAAAACGATAAGTGGTGCGGACGCTGATTCACCAGCTTATATTACACCCGCACGGGATGGTAACTATTTGGTGGCAGGTTTCACTTTTTCTTTCGGTGAAGGCCAGAGGGATTTTTGGCTCTTCAAAATCACTGATGATGGGCAGCTTATTTTTAGTTGCACTCATGGTAACGCGGCATTTCAAGAAGCGTATTGCGTCATTGAGGCAGACGATAACAAGTACATTATGGTCGGATGGGCTAATCCAGAGAACCAACCTGAACTAGTTGGTAAGGCAACTTATGACTTCTATATTGTGTGTTTGAGTGTTACTCAAAGTAGTGATGCCTTGGCGCTTTCGCCTCACGTTTACGTAGGTGCGGTGTTTTTGCTTTTAGTTGCAGCAATAGTGATTGGTTTCAATTTACGTCAAAAAGGCAATTAA
- a CDS encoding helix-turn-helix domain-containing protein, with amino-acid sequence MELALEKREIFKVYDEHTEAWKLVKKDQSYNKQLTTIEETLSKFGLLKNEIKVYVYLARAGEKKAGEIAEAISLHRTETYRILRDLEKRGIVFSIFEKPLKFTAVPLDKAIDLLVDAQKIKIKLLEQEKASLVELWMSMPQPKIASAKKELFQMLEGEQQVLMKANELLERTQEEFQIFASADYLSQLYYSDFSDNLKRRGNKIHVALITDNSLKSTYFLGQLPWLSESNKIIDNQNLPCFMISDNKEVLITFHEKDASNDDVKKKVRTAAIWTNYSALVNTLKMLFSKLTQK; translated from the coding sequence ATGGAACTCGCACTTGAAAAACGTGAAATATTCAAAGTATATGACGAACACACAGAAGCATGGAAGCTTGTAAAAAAAGACCAATCATATAACAAGCAACTCACAACCATCGAAGAAACACTGTCAAAGTTCGGACTACTCAAAAACGAAATAAAAGTCTACGTCTACCTAGCACGCGCAGGCGAAAAGAAAGCGGGAGAAATCGCGGAAGCAATTTCCCTACACCGCACAGAAACCTACCGCATCCTGAGAGACCTAGAGAAAAGAGGCATAGTATTCTCAATTTTTGAGAAACCACTCAAATTCACCGCTGTCCCATTAGATAAGGCAATTGATTTGCTTGTTGATGCACAAAAAATAAAGATCAAGCTCTTAGAACAAGAAAAAGCAAGCTTAGTAGAACTATGGATGTCCATGCCACAGCCCAAAATTGCAAGCGCAAAGAAAGAACTCTTTCAGATGCTTGAGGGCGAACAGCAAGTTCTCATGAAAGCCAACGAACTGTTAGAAAGAACGCAAGAAGAGTTCCAAATATTCGCTTCAGCTGATTACCTATCACAGCTATATTACAGTGATTTTTCTGATAACCTGAAAAGGCGAGGCAATAAAATCCACGTGGCCCTAATTACCGACAACTCACTTAAAAGTACCTATTTCTTGGGTCAACTGCCATGGCTGAGCGAATCCAACAAAATAATCGACAACCAAAACTTGCCGTGCTTTATGATTTCAGACAACAAAGAAGTACTGATTACTTTCCACGAAAAAGATGCATCAAATGATGACGTAAAGAAGAAGGTTAGAACCGCCGCCATATGGACAAACTACAGCGCCCTAGTAAATACGCTAAAAATGTTGTTCTCTAAACTGACGCAAAAATAA
- a CDS encoding chemotaxis protein CheA: protein MSFDNEQYRQLFIDEAKEHIETLTKSLLILEKEPENQDVLNMLFRSAHTLKGSSGMMGFKDFQELTHAMEDIFDDMRKGNRPSSELISALLECVDALSDRLDKIQNQVDGEINAKEFKAKLQSIKSQLCTSESNNEKAVMPPAIEKQTPVLNASDKEKEQLKTTDLPGEQSFVVDLRFSDDCVFKTVRAGMVLDKIAEVAQVVKSIPASGELDEQKLSDGFQIVVTGKCDEKSLKDCAKQVLEVEQVIVTPFNGSAPPIKEAAVTLPPENNYMVTIENKSISRVVADTHSAQTVRVKFDQLDKLMNLVGELVINKIALLQVTSDAHGEGLKRVTENIDRLTADLQDLVMQVRMVPVSQVFDRFPRLVRDLSLKKGKKIDIALEGREIEIDRTVLDEIGEPLIHLLRNSVDHGIETPEERKSAGKVETGKILLSAQRNGNQVIISVEDDGAGIDPEKIKASAVKKGFATQAELDKMTREQLINLIFLPGFSTAKEVTETSGRGVGMDVVKTKISALGGNVHIDSQIGKGTKTTIKLPITLAIIQAILVKDTSQTFAIPTSQVSEIVRVKNADVRSLGKSKAILVRDHVIPMVHLHELLGLPGSNEEELELLITYLGDENTKMGLVVDSVLRQQDILVKTLNESLAGIKGISGATILGDGQVVLVLDVGQFFKFTRNK, encoded by the coding sequence TTGTCGTTTGATAACGAACAATACAGGCAACTATTCATCGATGAAGCAAAAGAGCATATTGAAACGCTCACAAAGTCATTGTTAATTCTGGAAAAAGAGCCTGAAAATCAAGATGTTCTTAACATGCTTTTCAGGTCAGCGCATACGCTCAAGGGCTCGTCAGGCATGATGGGCTTTAAAGATTTTCAAGAACTTACCCATGCCATGGAAGATATCTTCGATGACATGAGAAAGGGCAACCGCCCATCAAGTGAACTCATCAGTGCACTATTGGAGTGTGTAGATGCACTTTCTGACAGGCTAGATAAAATACAAAACCAAGTTGATGGCGAGATTAACGCTAAGGAATTCAAAGCGAAACTGCAATCGATAAAATCTCAATTATGCACCAGCGAATCCAATAATGAAAAAGCTGTTATGCCTCCAGCAATTGAGAAGCAGACCCCCGTGTTGAATGCAAGCGACAAAGAGAAAGAGCAACTAAAAACAACCGACCTGCCAGGTGAGCAGTCTTTTGTAGTTGATTTACGTTTTAGCGATGATTGTGTCTTTAAGACTGTTAGGGCAGGTATGGTTCTAGACAAGATTGCCGAGGTTGCGCAGGTAGTGAAATCTATTCCTGCCAGCGGAGAATTGGATGAGCAAAAGCTTAGTGATGGTTTCCAGATAGTTGTAACAGGCAAGTGTGATGAGAAGTCGCTCAAAGATTGTGCTAAGCAGGTTCTTGAAGTTGAGCAGGTAATCGTTACTCCCTTTAATGGTTCCGCTCCGCCAATAAAAGAAGCGGCTGTCACTTTGCCGCCTGAAAACAATTATATGGTAACAATTGAAAACAAGAGCATAAGCCGAGTAGTCGCTGATACACATTCCGCTCAGACCGTTCGTGTCAAGTTTGACCAGCTTGATAAGCTCATGAATTTGGTCGGCGAGTTGGTTATAAACAAAATAGCCTTACTTCAGGTAACCAGCGATGCTCATGGCGAAGGCTTGAAACGTGTCACTGAGAACATTGACCGCTTGACCGCTGATTTGCAGGACCTTGTGATGCAAGTTCGCATGGTTCCAGTCAGCCAAGTTTTTGATAGATTCCCACGTTTAGTCAGGGATTTGTCTTTGAAAAAGGGTAAGAAAATCGACATAGCTCTTGAGGGCAGGGAAATTGAGATTGACAGAACAGTGCTCGATGAAATTGGTGAGCCCCTAATCCATTTGTTAAGAAACAGCGTTGATCATGGCATAGAAACACCTGAAGAGCGAAAAAGCGCGGGTAAAGTTGAAACAGGTAAAATCTTACTCTCAGCGCAGAGAAATGGTAACCAAGTGATAATTAGTGTTGAAGATGATGGCGCAGGTATAGATCCTGAAAAAATAAAAGCTTCGGCGGTGAAAAAGGGCTTTGCGACTCAAGCCGAACTAGATAAGATGACCAGAGAACAATTGATTAATCTCATATTTTTACCTGGCTTCTCCACGGCAAAAGAAGTAACTGAAACTAGCGGCAGAGGCGTTGGCATGGATGTTGTCAAAACGAAGATTTCTGCGTTAGGAGGCAATGTTCACATTGATAGCCAAATTGGCAAGGGAACAAAAACCACAATTAAGCTGCCTATAACGCTGGCGATTATCCAAGCCATACTAGTTAAAGATACATCACAAACGTTTGCTATTCCCACAAGTCAGGTTTCAGAGATTGTTCGAGTTAAAAATGCAGATGTTAGGTCGCTTGGAAAAAGCAAAGCCATTCTTGTCAGAGATCACGTTATCCCGATGGTGCATCTGCACGAGCTTCTCGGTCTTCCAGGCTCAAACGAAGAGGAACTTGAACTACTCATAACATACCTTGGGGACGAGAATACGAAGATGGGGCTTGTGGTTGATTCAGTCTTGCGGCAACAAGATATACTAGTTAAAACGTTAAATGAATCATTAGCTGGAATCAAAGGCATAAGCGGAGCCACAATACTCGGAGACGGCCAAGTGGTTCTTGTTTTGGATGTGGGGCAATTCTTCAAATTTACAAGAAACAAGTAA
- a CDS encoding protein-glutamate O-methyltransferase CheR produces MLEQAKAEPLDEFWEKTAFQRIKTMLHEKAGLDCSGYRDEYLRRRFEIRLRATGANSYGKYLIYLRKNPDELNNLLNDLTINFTMFFRDMDVYNYLEHVLLPKLFQTSHNIKIWSAGCATGEEPYSLAILVHKVLKHRIHNYWVTIIASDIDRDALAKAGKGEFHEKQLSNLDSSTLNEFFTKNQDNYLIKANLKKLIHFEQVDLMTPSLHTNVDLILCRNVMIYFSRESQQKIHMNFYNSLRNGGYLITGKSEILTGEPATKFISVDNLARVYQKGSELKNKSNILLV; encoded by the coding sequence TTGTTAGAGCAGGCAAAGGCAGAACCGCTTGATGAATTCTGGGAGAAAACAGCTTTCCAGAGAATCAAAACAATGCTTCATGAGAAAGCAGGGTTAGATTGCTCTGGGTATCGAGATGAATATTTGAGAAGACGTTTTGAAATTAGGTTACGTGCTACTGGCGCTAATTCATATGGGAAGTATCTTATTTATTTAAGAAAGAACCCTGATGAGTTAAATAACCTGCTTAATGATTTAACAATCAATTTTACGATGTTTTTTAGAGACATGGATGTTTACAATTATCTAGAACACGTGCTACTTCCAAAACTTTTCCAAACATCTCATAACATCAAAATCTGGAGCGCTGGTTGCGCTACGGGAGAAGAACCTTATTCCTTGGCTATATTGGTTCATAAAGTTCTCAAGCACAGGATACATAATTATTGGGTCACAATTATTGCCTCAGATATTGATAGAGACGCATTAGCTAAAGCTGGAAAGGGCGAATTCCATGAAAAACAACTAAGCAACCTTGACAGTTCTACGCTTAATGAATTCTTCACTAAAAACCAAGATAATTACCTAATAAAGGCTAATCTCAAAAAATTGATTCATTTTGAACAAGTTGATTTAATGACTCCGTCGCTTCACACTAATGTTGACTTAATTTTATGCCGGAATGTTATGATTTATTTTTCAAGGGAGAGCCAACAGAAAATACATATGAACTTTTATAATTCACTAAGAAATGGCGGATACCTAATTACAGGTAAATCGGAAATTCTAACGGGTGAACCAGCGACTAAATTTATATCCGTTGATAATTTGGCGCGCGTTTATCAAAAGGGGTCTGAATTAAAGAATAAAAGTAATATTCTGTTGGTATAG
- a CDS encoding chemotaxis protein CheC, producing MNEQINLPKTKSSEVFKLSEDKELDLAIMLELGSIGAGHAATSLSDVLQQPISIDVPKIHLVKPHLIPRFYNLHDVPTTAIYLQLVDTYGCDILLMFESTEAKKIAAMMTMASSIEEVDKTMEISALQELANILIGSFLTAISDFIGVGLLPTTPETVVDVFDAIIDGFLVKQSMFSENAMVFETRFRREGQDAKSILMIFPSQELKNMLAEKSKKLI from the coding sequence ATGAACGAACAGATAAACTTGCCAAAAACAAAAAGTAGTGAAGTTTTCAAGCTTTCCGAAGATAAAGAGCTTGATCTAGCCATTATGTTAGAGTTGGGAAGTATAGGTGCAGGTCATGCTGCTACATCGTTGTCCGATGTTCTTCAGCAACCAATATCTATAGATGTACCAAAAATTCACCTCGTTAAGCCTCATTTGATTCCAAGGTTTTACAATTTGCATGATGTACCAACAACCGCAATCTATCTTCAATTGGTGGATACTTACGGTTGTGATATTTTGTTGATGTTTGAATCAACAGAAGCAAAGAAAATTGCCGCGATGATGACGATGGCGTCTTCAATTGAAGAAGTTGATAAAACAATGGAAATATCAGCTCTACAAGAACTTGCAAATATTCTAATTGGCTCTTTCCTAACAGCCATATCAGATTTCATTGGGGTAGGGCTACTTCCGACAACACCTGAAACGGTGGTGGATGTTTTTGACGCTATTATAGATGGCTTTCTTGTGAAACAGTCTATGTTTTCAGAGAATGCCATGGTTTTTGAGACTCGTTTCAGACGGGAAGGTCAGGATGCTAAGTCGATACTGATGATTTTTCCGAGCCAAGAACTAAAAAATATGCTGGCTGAGAAATCAAAGAAACTCATCTAA
- a CDS encoding chemotaxis protein CheD: MKYSQNTAEAKSLLTDPAGQNAKASDNIKNKVPVYQLEPIIIEANEALKVEEVRVDMADMRVESKPVELLTSVGSCVAICMHDSIHKCGGLAHIMLPSSALGVHEPLPSKFADTAVPALAAQIRRLTGKETRLTAKIAGGANMFANLTVNELDIGKKNVIAVKDALAKHRIKLVGEDVGGSHGRRIKFNVASGVTIVRRHDGVVKKL, encoded by the coding sequence TTGAAGTACTCACAAAATACTGCTGAGGCAAAATCGTTGCTAACAGACCCAGCAGGCCAAAACGCAAAAGCATCAGACAACATCAAAAATAAAGTGCCCGTCTATCAGTTAGAGCCTATAATAATCGAAGCTAACGAAGCTCTCAAGGTGGAAGAGGTTCGAGTGGACATGGCAGACATGAGGGTTGAAAGCAAACCAGTTGAGCTATTAACGAGTGTGGGGTCATGCGTAGCAATCTGTATGCATGATTCAATACATAAATGTGGGGGGTTAGCTCACATTATGCTTCCAAGTTCTGCCCTAGGGGTACACGAACCTCTTCCATCCAAATTTGCCGATACAGCCGTTCCAGCCCTTGCCGCTCAGATACGACGACTTACAGGCAAGGAGACGCGTCTAACAGCCAAGATAGCTGGAGGCGCTAACATGTTTGCTAATTTAACCGTTAACGAGCTAGACATAGGTAAGAAGAACGTGATAGCCGTGAAGGATGCGTTAGCTAAGCATAGAATAAAGCTAGTGGGCGAAGATGTGGGCGGTTCGCATGGGCGCAGAATCAAGTTCAATGTTGCCTCAGGTGTTACAATAGTCCGACGACATGACGGAGTGGTGAAAAAACTATGA
- a CDS encoding response regulator gives MGAVMIVDDASFMRAVLKKIVLQAGHEVIAEAGNGDDAISQYQQVKPDLVLMDIIMPPGPKAKDGIEALKQIVACDPAAKVIMCSSMGQQALITEAIKSGAKDFVIKPFQPQKVIEVLTKYC, from the coding sequence ATGGGCGCAGTCATGATAGTTGATGATGCTTCATTCATGCGAGCAGTACTAAAAAAAATAGTCCTACAAGCTGGTCACGAAGTTATAGCTGAGGCTGGCAATGGTGACGACGCAATAAGTCAGTATCAACAGGTGAAGCCTGATCTTGTATTAATGGATATAATTATGCCTCCTGGACCAAAGGCAAAAGATGGCATAGAAGCGCTGAAGCAGATTGTCGCATGCGACCCAGCGGCAAAGGTGATAATGTGCAGTTCGATGGGGCAACAGGCGTTAATAACTGAAGCAATCAAGTCAGGTGCAAAAGATTTCGTGATTAAGCCTTTCCAACCGCAAAAAGTGATTGAAGTACTCACAAAATACTGCTGA